The Streptomyces sp. RKAG293 genome includes a region encoding these proteins:
- a CDS encoding MFS transporter: MSLIKKSRAGRSLAALFAAEAVSNTGTEMAAVALPWFVLVTSGSPGRMGAVMAAEFAGIALCGIPVGQAAARLGPKRTMIVSDLTRAVLIALIPLLHALDSLTFLMLMVIGFAVGAFFPAYSSSQWLGLSALVGGDEDHLSRAGGLFGAVNEAASFLGPALGGALVALLGPSPVLVIDAASFLVPVALTAAFVPGTPPGNTVSADSRGMLAGVRYLLRDGPLARRVLGVAVQGMAWTAMMATLPVLALTRFHSGPRLAGWFVAAYGAGSMLGGLVTARIKLPGDRVAVLSICGFAVSTWLLLLPLSRWLVLTGVAATGVTSGMFYARFFAGLTARTAPDITVKVMTAVNAALTAAGPVGFVLAGQLLQHAHSARPSLLLVATSATVGALIVITTFESAQ, translated from the coding sequence ATGTCGCTGATCAAGAAGTCGAGAGCCGGACGCTCCTTGGCCGCGCTCTTCGCCGCAGAGGCTGTTTCCAACACGGGCACCGAGATGGCGGCGGTGGCGTTGCCATGGTTCGTCCTGGTCACCTCGGGATCGCCGGGGCGGATGGGGGCGGTCATGGCCGCCGAGTTCGCCGGGATCGCCCTGTGCGGCATCCCAGTCGGCCAGGCCGCCGCGCGGCTTGGCCCGAAGAGAACCATGATCGTGTCGGACCTGACCCGAGCAGTGCTCATCGCCCTGATCCCGCTCCTGCACGCGCTGGACAGTCTGACGTTCCTCATGCTGATGGTGATCGGGTTCGCGGTGGGCGCCTTCTTTCCCGCGTACTCCTCTTCGCAGTGGCTGGGGCTCTCCGCGCTGGTAGGAGGGGACGAAGACCATCTCTCCCGGGCGGGCGGCCTATTCGGGGCCGTGAACGAGGCCGCCAGCTTCCTCGGCCCCGCTTTGGGCGGTGCGCTGGTCGCCTTGCTGGGCCCCTCGCCGGTGCTGGTGATCGACGCAGCCTCCTTCCTGGTACCGGTGGCCCTAACGGCCGCCTTCGTGCCAGGGACACCACCGGGGAACACGGTTTCCGCCGACAGCCGGGGAATGCTGGCCGGGGTGCGCTACCTGCTGCGGGACGGCCCGCTCGCCCGGCGGGTCCTCGGCGTCGCCGTCCAGGGGATGGCATGGACGGCCATGATGGCCACGCTGCCCGTGCTCGCCCTCACCCGGTTCCACAGTGGTCCTCGGCTGGCCGGCTGGTTCGTGGCGGCATACGGTGCCGGTTCGATGTTGGGTGGTCTGGTCACTGCACGGATCAAGTTGCCAGGCGACCGCGTGGCAGTGTTGTCCATCTGTGGCTTTGCCGTCTCGACATGGCTGCTGTTGCTGCCCTTGTCACGCTGGCTGGTCCTCACGGGAGTGGCCGCCACCGGCGTGACCTCCGGGATGTTCTACGCCCGTTTCTTCGCCGGACTCACTGCCCGCACGGCACCGGACATCACGGTCAAGGTCATGACGGCCGTCAATGCGGCATTGACGGCTGCCGGTCCGGTGGGCTTCGTCCTCGCCGGGCAGTTGCTCCAGCATGCGCACTCGGCCAGGCCCAGCCTGCTGCTCGTGGCGACCTCGGCCACCGTCGGTGCGTTGATCGTGATCACCACGTTTGAGTCTGCACAGTGA
- a CDS encoding rhodanese-like domain-containing protein has protein sequence MEMMMSCEGVAALLEDPDVVVIDCRWPVRAGTDGYRLFTISRIPGARYLGFDATQSSRGDGVLGRAIAPELLAASLARLGVGANSLVVAYDDNHQFTAARLVWLLRMYGFERSFRLDGGFPAWMRTGARVECGAPADVPSGRDGGPALRYSSSAVAVPADVMRLREISGTVLDCRRDESWVAEPHRIQGATRISTRTLLDPDGLALDAHRIRELMAARGVGLNAEIITYCGASLSAAAVWLLLRSAGMPHVRLYDGSLTEWITKGLPLE, from the coding sequence ATGGAAATGATGATGTCCTGTGAGGGCGTGGCCGCGCTGCTCGAAGATCCCGACGTGGTGGTCATCGACTGCCGTTGGCCGGTGAGAGCGGGAACCGACGGGTATCGACTCTTCACCATTTCCCGCATACCGGGTGCCCGGTACCTGGGATTCGATGCCACGCAGAGCTCGCGGGGCGACGGAGTCCTGGGAAGAGCGATCGCCCCAGAGTTGCTCGCTGCCAGCCTGGCGCGGCTGGGAGTGGGCGCCAACAGCCTGGTTGTGGCCTACGACGACAACCACCAGTTCACCGCCGCCCGTCTGGTGTGGCTCCTGAGGATGTACGGATTCGAGCGGTCGTTCCGGCTCGACGGAGGCTTCCCTGCCTGGATGCGGACGGGGGCACGGGTGGAGTGCGGTGCGCCAGCGGACGTCCCGTCCGGGCGGGACGGAGGACCTGCCCTGCGGTACTCCTCGTCCGCCGTCGCAGTGCCGGCGGACGTCATGAGGCTACGGGAGATCAGCGGCACCGTGCTCGATTGCCGGAGGGACGAGAGCTGGGTGGCGGAGCCCCACCGCATACAGGGAGCGACCCGGATCTCGACGCGGACTCTCCTCGATCCGGACGGACTAGCGCTGGACGCTCACCGGATCCGGGAGCTCATGGCGGCACGTGGTGTGGGTCTGAACGCCGAAATCATCACCTACTGCGGGGCGTCGCTCTCCGCCGCTGCCGTATGGCTGCTCCTGAGGTCGGCGGGCATGCCTCACGTCCGCCTGTACGACGGGTCCCTGACCGAGTGGATCACGAAGGGCCTCCCGCTGGAATGA